GACGAGCGCACGGACTCCacaaaaaattcctccaaacgATAAAACGGCGGAAGTGCCGTAAACCCTTTTCGTCGACTCCGGCTCGCCTCCGAAATtccagcccgtaccaaaaaaaaaagtccaacGCGAAACATAAATTAACATTTAAACAGACAACGAGTAGTTCGACAAAAATTTACTAAATCTACagaacgaacgaaaaaaaaaactaattacaATCATGTACAAAATCACTCCAATCACTTTAATTACCTCGACAAACTCGCAAAACTTCTAACTGCCAGCCGTTATGGAAGCGAAATGACCGAGTTTGAGTTTGTTCTGTAACAAGAAACCTTCTACAACACATAACCCATTATCTAGCAATTGcgccaatttaaatttcaaatggcgACATAGAGATCGCGCCTTCGGAAACATCGAACTAACTTTACTACATAgaacattaaaaaatatcgtTGCCATATCAAATATGGCTGTCGTCATAGTACTCAAATATCACAACATTTAGTCGAGACACAAACCATGTCGACGAATTGCTTTCTCGTTGACACGTATCGAacattattttacttaaaaagaaaaaaaaacttcaaaaactacaaatattaaattcaacTAAAATGGACGACACGTAAAAACTATTTCCAAAACTTATTTAcacttgattttgcttaaaagaATAAAAACGCCTGAAGCCACGGAAATTTACGTAAATTTAAAAAGgtaaaaaacgtaaaacgttacaatgTAAATCCAAATTGTAAGCAGAAATAAGCTTTATCGCTTATTTCGAATTATAAAtgctactgctagaatagtctAGTTGAATGGTATAGGATGGAGATGGAAACTGGtatgaagtccatttccagttttagcgattgctaaaacattaaaaatataagaaaagatAAAAAATAGGAATGTTGAACGGGCCTCAGggttgaacccacgacctcctgcgtatgaagcACAAGTGGTAGCCATATTACCACCAAGCCCGTGACACTAATTGCAACATGTTAACCAGAGATGATTTTGAGTAAAGCGGGACTTTCTAGAAATAATGCTCAATGACTGACGGAACGAAGAAAGTGTTCGGTTGATGATAAgctatttttttttagcaatacATAACGTTCGGCGGAATTTGCATTGGCTGCATAGAATGACGATTCTAGccagatctccgtggcgtgcataCGAATCCACGAAGAGCTACTGTCCCTGTCATCGCATTTTACTAGGGCCATTTGGGACAAACAGTTCAGATAAGTCAGATTGAGTCTAGAATTGCAAAAAAGGCAGCTGGTATGTTAAATAAGGCTTCCATAGAACATTGTACAAAGAGGAGTAAACTTTTAATTAgtttttggctgatttattCGGTGTTCCGTTGTTATTACGTTTGTGATGTTTTTTGTTGGCAGAGCAGCGGTTATTTTTTAGCTCGTTCGTACAATTGTTGCTATGCGAGTTGATGGAGTATGGTGGTGGTGGTATGATACTATGTTGGATGCCGAATTTCAAAAGCACTTGGAATGATAGAAGAATGGTCATGCAATAATGAATGGTGTCTAACTTGGTAGAGGACAAATATGAGAGGAGTGTCCCAGTGCAGTGTTCGACAAGTTCCCCAATCGCCTAACTTAGCTAACGCCTTCACACGCCGCTTATATTCATCTATCAGCGTGTTAAGTTCCAGTACCAAATTCTGTCTCACCACCGGGAGGTCGAATAGGCATCTGAATAGTTCTTTTCGTAGAAACCGCTGGTTGACGTATTGATTTATCAATGTATCCCACGTCGACGCACTGTTGTTCGCCTGTCTATCTACACTCTCGAAAGGCCTCTCGCTCCTTCCTCCAATTGCTGCAAGCTATGTCCTCGTTGCAAAGAATCATCGAGATGTACCTAAATGTTTCGGAATGACTTCTACTTGGATTCGTCTCTGTGGAACTTCGGGAGATCGATCTTCGCTAGCCTATGGTGGAAGCTTGAGTTGGATTGAGCAATACTGTGAGTCATGGATGCATTCATCTGAGAAATTGAGGGTGCTCATTGTCGGAAGCAAAAAGCCCTTCACCGCACAATACTTGTCTTCGAAAGCAGTGCGGGCTTCGATGTGTTTTTCAAGCATCTCGACTTCGCTTTGGGTATAGGGTTTCTAATCGAACTAATACTTGGTTGGAAACACGCTCGTGATTATACTCTGCCACAATGTTCTCCGTCACATCACGTATCGCTAATACTCGCTTCAGGGTTAAAAGGGATTTTTCCAACTTCTTTTCCACTTTAGTAGCCATCATTCACTTGAAACCATGCGAACCGAAGCGAAAGCATAAAGTTCGAATAATATGATGTACAAAGTTTTATTAAGTATTCAATTTTGTTGGAGATGTTCAGCACTGGGCGGGCCTATGACGAGATTCGGATTAATTTATGTTCTCATTTCTAAAACCTTTATTAATAAtagttaaaatattttaaaagcaaTGCAATGAAATAAGTGTGACTgcgttttagattttttttttaaagaatatgAATAAAATGCTAATGAAGCCAATAATATCGTTAGATGATTCGGGTAAATTTGTGCATTACGTCACCGATGAAGATCTCTCGTTGGTAATTGGTCTGTTATATAATAGTTGGAAATCGTTGAATCATTTACTCTTTTCTGTTACATTTTCAGATGAATGTCAGCATCTACGACTATCCTCGTGAAATATGGGTGACCATTCCTTTTTGGGAGATTTTGGTTAAAACGGTCACCTTCTTGCCTTTGATCACGTTCGGAATTTTCGGCAACATTGCACTTCTATGCATAATCTTTACCATTCGGGCCCTCAGGACTCCAACCAATATGCTGATTGCAAACTTGGCCGTAGCTGATTTGGCCACCTTGATCATCTGTCCTGTTATGTTCATGCTGCACGATTTTTATCAAAACTACGTTATGGGATGTGTTGGCTGTAAGCTGGAGGGATTTTTGGAAGGTGATTAAGTATGATTAGATCGAATTCATTTTTACATTTGCGTCTCATTAAACAGGTCTCCTACTAATAACGTCCGTCCTTTGCCTTTGTGGAATAAGCTACGATCGTTTAACTGCGATTGTGTTTCCAAAGAAGTCCAGGTTAACGATGCGAGGTGTGAACGTAATTATTGCCAGCTCGTGGGGCATAGGATTTTGCCTCGCTCTTCCTTTGACAATCTTCCGTAACTACAAGGAACGTCAATGGAAAAATTACTTGGAAACCTTTTGCGCGGAGAATACGAACTTTTTACCGCAATACTGGCACGTCCTGATTGGAGCCTTGGTATGGTTTCCTTTAGCCGTAATGATCTGCTGCTATGGTTTGATATTTCTCAAGCTTGATCGGTATCAAAGGAAGGTATTAAATCGAGAGCATCCGATTTCAGTTTGCTACAAAAGAAAAGTGGCAAAATGTTTGTTCGTAGTACTAATTGTGTTCGTCTTGCTGAGGATACCATTTACCACTTTAGTTTTTATTCGGTACTACCGATTCGTTAATGCAAATAGTGATCAGATAGGAAAAGACTTTCTTATACTTTGGTACGTGTCTCATTACTTGATGTTCTTGAATGCGGCCATTAACCCAGTAATCTATGGAATGACAAACGATAACTTCCGGAAAGcatataataaaacaaaaatttggagaTGCTTCTGGAAATCTGGACCAGTTAAAAA
The nucleotide sequence above comes from Armigeres subalbatus isolate Guangzhou_Male chromosome 3, GZ_Asu_2, whole genome shotgun sequence. Encoded proteins:
- the LOC134219401 gene encoding neuropeptide FF receptor 2-like isoform X1, giving the protein MIFFLKNMNKMLMKPIISLDDSGKFVHYVTDEDLSLMNVSIYDYPREIWVTIPFWEILVKTVTFLPLITFGIFGNIALLCIIFTIRALRTPTNMLIANLAVADLATLIICPVMFMLHDFYQNYVMGCVGCKLEGFLEGLLLITSVLCLCGISYDRLTAIVFPKKSRLTMRGVNVIIASSWGIGFCLALPLTIFRNYKERQWKNYLETFCAENTNFLPQYWHVLIGALVWFPLAVMICCYGLIFLKLDRYQRKVLNREHPISVCYKRKVAKCLFVVLIVFVLLRIPFTTLVFIRYYRFVNANSDQIGKDFLILWYVSHYLMFLNAAINPVIYGMTNDNFRKAYNKTKIWRCFWKSGPVKKADPRMKEPAVMIIGHLQPRGPCGSEKCIDFSEWIIQPKQGVQTGESRETKSSQLKATTEEVQTKCEQKTSHNCELIIADQFREKQSKMQSAGFI
- the LOC134219401 gene encoding neuropeptide FF receptor 2-like isoform X2, with the translated sequence MMNVSIYDYPREIWVTIPFWEILVKTVTFLPLITFGIFGNIALLCIIFTIRALRTPTNMLIANLAVADLATLIICPVMFMLHDFYQNYVMGCVGCKLEGFLEGLLLITSVLCLCGISYDRLTAIVFPKKSRLTMRGVNVIIASSWGIGFCLALPLTIFRNYKERQWKNYLETFCAENTNFLPQYWHVLIGALVWFPLAVMICCYGLIFLKLDRYQRKVLNREHPISVCYKRKVAKCLFVVLIVFVLLRIPFTTLVFIRYYRFVNANSDQIGKDFLILWYVSHYLMFLNAAINPVIYGMTNDNFRKAYNKTKIWRCFWKSGPVKKADPRMKEPAVMIIGHLQPRGPCGSEKCIDFSEWIIQPKQGVQTGESRETKSSQLKATTEEVQTKCEQKTSHNCELIIADQFREKQSKMQSAGFI
- the LOC134219401 gene encoding neuropeptide FF receptor 2-like isoform X3 codes for the protein MNVSIYDYPREIWVTIPFWEILVKTVTFLPLITFGIFGNIALLCIIFTIRALRTPTNMLIANLAVADLATLIICPVMFMLHDFYQNYVMGCVGCKLEGFLEGLLLITSVLCLCGISYDRLTAIVFPKKSRLTMRGVNVIIASSWGIGFCLALPLTIFRNYKERQWKNYLETFCAENTNFLPQYWHVLIGALVWFPLAVMICCYGLIFLKLDRYQRKVLNREHPISVCYKRKVAKCLFVVLIVFVLLRIPFTTLVFIRYYRFVNANSDQIGKDFLILWYVSHYLMFLNAAINPVIYGMTNDNFRKAYNKTKIWRCFWKSGPVKKADPRMKEPAVMIIGHLQPRGPCGSEKCIDFSEWIIQPKQGVQTGESRETKSSQLKATTEEVQTKCEQKTSHNCELIIADQFREKQSKMQSAGFI